In Anabas testudineus chromosome 12, fAnaTes1.2, whole genome shotgun sequence, the genomic stretch TGACTGTAAATTAAAGTTGATTtatgtataataaaaacatatatattttggcaaaattgaaaataaactacatacaaacacacctaattaaaaaaacaataccCATCCACATCGCACAACATTTAAAGTTTGAACATGTTCAACTCAACAATCAGAACAAaatatgtgatgttttaatgttatttactATCATCCTGAACTCAGGTCACACATAACTTGttcaacatgtttctgtgtcatgGAACAGACACCTCACTTTATGAAATGTGTCTGTCCACTAAACAGGTAGACCTACAGAGCCACTGGCCCCACCGCAAcctttatttataattttttttccatttcattcattttttcgTTTATTGTAAGTAACAAAAGGTGTTTAGATTTACCGAGGTGGAAGAGCCCAGCATGGCTTTAGGAGATCGGATCATTCCAGCTAGGGAGTGACGCAGAGTGTCAAAGCGAGAGCTCTTCTCCTTCGCTTTGTCCTGACAACCCAACAAATCAAATTCAATGTTTAGCTTTTATTCTAAAACTTCAGTTGATCATATCACAGATAAATCAGTAACTGATTACTACTGTGGATCCGACGGAGCGTGCGTCGTCCTCGTACGGTAGTGCCAGGGcgggaggtggaggtggaggggaggCAGCGGCTGCAGCCATCTTGGCGTCTAGCAGAGCCTTCTGGGAAGCGAGGCGGGCCTCAGAGCTGCGCAGCAATTGGACAGCATGACGAAGCTCAAGGAGGGAAAGTTTCTGACTGAGCAGCAGGACACAACTGAGGgcaagagacacagagagacagtcaGCAAACCAAGACGGAGATAGAGGACAGTcggttcatcttcatcatctcctcACTCGCTCTTCCTCTCCGCGTTCTGCTGACTAGTCTGGATTTTAGAGTCCAGGTCATTGGCCAATGCCTCCTTTGTCCGCAGATTCTGCTGAGTTAGCGCCAGCTCCTCCGTCGCCGATGACAACCTGAGAGATaagacaacaaaaagacagcaTCATAGAAAGGGTACGAATGAGACAGATGAGGGGTAAAAACTGCCAAAGAAAAGTTTGAATAACCCATAAAAATAAAGACCAGCTCGAACATGGAGACACAagagcaggggtgtccaatcctggtcctcgagggccactatcctgctagttttcctaCTGTCTgtgccctacccactgctgattacctggatcaggtgcgttcagccaatcagaagctggaagagcagggctggttgcaaaacaagcaggaccgTGGCCCTTGAGGACTGAGATTGGACACCCCTGCACTAGAGCtttctggattttatttttgaaacatttcagctgttttctaaAGATATTCCAGGCACCAACTGTCAAGTGTGAAATAGAAACGTTTTACTTTGGTGGGCTACAAGAAACaacatggttttattttgtaggagCTCACATGGCCTGCAGGctgtcagctgtcagtgtgttcCACAGGATCTCATTGGTTGGCAGgttttctgtctcctccaaCAGCGAGGTGTCAAACTCCACAGTTGCCTCGGGGGTCTCCGGAGACCTaagagagggagacagtttCCACGGTAACCAGGAGGCAGAGATGCTGGAACCGCAGTAAACCAGAGTGAGTCTGATGCTCTGACCTGTAGGCGTCGATGAAGTGTTGGTACTCGGCCAGAGGGTCGATCTGTTCGACTGCTGCAGAGATCTCCTGGTGGACTTTAACGATCTCCTCCGTAAGCAGACTGCTGATCTCACAGTACTCCTCCAGgatacttttactgcagtaataCACATAAAATACTGTTGATCTCACAGTAGTTCTCCAGGATACTTTTACTGCACTAACGCACATAAAATACTGTTGATCTCACAGTACTCCTTCAGgatacttttactgcagtaataCACATAAAATACTGTTGCTCTCACAGTAGTTCTTCAGGATACTTTTACCGCAGTAACGCACATAAAATACTGTTGCTCTCACAGTAGTTCTCCAGgatacttttactgcagtaacGCACATAAAATACTGTTGCTCTCACAGTAGTTCTCCAGgatacttttactgcagtaataCACATAAAATACTGCTCTCACAGTAGTTCTCCAGgatacttttactgcagtaacGCACATAAAATACTGTTGATCTCACAGTACTCCTCCAGgatacttttactgcagtaataCACTCACAGTGCCAGTGTCATGTCCTCCTGCATCCTCTGCAGAGCGTCAAGCAGTGCAGGTGCGGCACAACGCCGGTGCTCGTCCTGCTGAGTGCGAGCGCCGCACACCGCCAACACGTACTGGTTATGGAGGTTGTGGAGCTTCGCTGTCGCTTTGTCGTAACGCTCTCTGGCACGCTCCGCCTCCCGACCTGGACaaaagagagggggaggagtCAGTGATTCTAAAAATTCACTTAATAAAATCAACAAAGGCTTCCTCAGCAGCTCTCGGTCTTTAGATGTTTTACAGAACATCCTAAAATCAAGCAGAGGAGCAGAAACCTTTGGCCAGAGCTTCTCGATATTTCTCTTTTGCTGCATTTGCGTCGCGGCTCAGCTGACGATACGTCACCTTCAGCTTCTCCAGGTCGCTCCTCGTCACCTGGCAGCAAACAACAGCAGGGTTAAATTGCGTGGactataaaaatgaataaatgagtaaatgttaTTTCATTAAATGCCCCTCACTGTACTTCTGTATACTCCTACAGTCCACAGACCTTGTGGTTGTGACTCTCCAGCTGCTGATGAAGGTTCTGGTAGCTCTTCTTCACCTGCTGCTTGTCACGTATCAGCGTAGCCAGACGGTGCAGAGGACCAGAGTTCAGATCGTCAGCATGACTTCTCATCACTCGACCCAGCGCTTCAGTTTGACGAACCACCTGAGACCAGGACTGACCAGACAGGGACAAGATGAGACCAGCTCAGGAGAAGACAGTAACAGACTTAGACCAGACCTGACAGATAAAAGCTGATACCAGGTGGGTCACAGGCTGCAGATGTGCTCACCTTGCTGACGGTGCTAACGTAgtctgcagcttcctgtttctCAGTTTGCTGAGTCATGCTGAGCAGCAGGGTGGCATACTCCTTATCGCTCTTCACCCGCTGAGTCATGAAACGCTTCACAGTCTCCAGCAGCTGGAGGGAGACAAGTAGTTAGACTAGTTTTGTGATTATTTAGACAGAGATTAAAAGTTACAGTAACACCAGAGAGTTCCCTAGTCTGAACTGAAATTCACCAGAAACACACGTAAACGGTCTAAGACTTTATTGCAAGCAGTAATTTTAACCTAAAATTAGCTGCTGGCTGCTTTCTGGTGCAGACCCCAGAGAACAGTAAtaatatccatccatccatccattttccaccgcttatccggggccgggtcgtggggggagcagcttaagcagagatgcccagacttccctcaccctagacacctcctccagctcttccgggggaacgctgaggcgttcccaggccaaCCACTCTATCCTCCACTAACTTAGACGAACAGGTGGTGAATGAAACATATCATCACCTTCTAACTAAGCCGCACTGAACTGCTAGACTTTATCCTGCGAGCTCCTAGGTACTaagtctgtgtaatgtccaAGTGAGCTCCTGTTTGAACACAGCAGGTAATAGTCCAGAGTATTCACTACAAGCGATTTCCCTTCAGCCGAGCTGCTCAGCACAACATCAAAAAGTTTGGagttaaaaaacagatttctgttgttttatcGCACATCCTTCCTTCAGCAAATGATAATCGTATCATTTGCTCTACTGATGCAcagtgaacaaaacacacaccaaaatCTAACAGACCATTTACCAGATTGGTAACGTATGTCTAAtggactttctcctgctgtgtgctgcatgtgtgaacacacaagTCAGCGAAATGTCAAGAGCTGATGCTCCAGAGATGGTGAATGCGGGTtatgagaggagagagtgaaaacagtaaagttTTGTTGTACTTTAAAACTCTTTAGAGCTGAGAGACGCTACAGATTCAGTCACCTTTCTCTGTACTTCAACACTACTAGAAGGGGTTTTTTAACACTTACTGGTAACGACAGAAATACTGCAGTATTTTCTcattatgtgtctgtgtaaaagGTCAAAACTATCTGGCCGCTTCAGTGGTTCGGAGCAAAGATATACAACTTTCAGATTATAGTTCCACTCTGAGACCAGTTTCTCCTGTGAGACTATTCCAGAAACAATTTAGAACAATTCACACTTGAAGTTGTTGATTGTTGTGTTCAACACGTCAAGAATTACAGTCACAGATTTGCGTGATCCTGTTTTTCCTCAACACACATCTTGTTGCACAAATCTGTGACAGCAATCGTTGAGATGTTCAGCAACATAAACAAGGTTTCAATGCATTATAATAGTGTGCAAGATGTCGTACCTTTAACTCCCAGTCCTGCAGCTTCAGCAACCCCTCATGTGAATTTCTCAGATCCCGACCGAACCCCATCCTGAAAATAAACTCACTAACGGCGAGGACGAGCAGAGATGGTTCGCATGGTCGTCTGTggagaaagagaacagaaattACTGccaaaaaaaatttaattaaataataataataataataatcacagctccctaatgtaaataaatcacactAAACAAGCTGATACTCTCATTtggtttaaaatagaaataaatgttactTTATGAATCCCCTTGGAGAAACAatttgtggacaggctgccccctTGAGGTACCAAGGGTTTTGGggtcagtgtcttgtccaggaaCATTTCAACATGTGGCCGGGAATCAAAGGGAAACCAGGAAGCAACCACCAACCCTAGGGTTTATAGACAATTGCTCCACTAACTGATCCACAGTCTCCATACTACAGGATAGCACCGCTACTTAACCAATCACTACTTCCAGACTTATCCCAAAACAACCAGCACCCACTTCACCTTGTCCTCCACACAAAAATAATCCGAGTTCATAAACTCATCGTGTCTAAACTATTCTATTAAAAATTACACAGACACGTTAGTGATTTATAAATTTGGAATGATGAGtgatacaaataaataataaataagaacagAGTGTGTTGTTGTGGAGTGATCTGCAAAGGTTATATTCAATTTGGTAAATTTAATGCTAGTGGATTTAATCTTACAATGCGGGTCAACTGCTTGTATGTAgatgtgaagcactttgagtTGCTGTTGTGCATGAAAATTGCCCCAGTCCTACAACATCTTTACAATTACctaaaaaccaaaaaccactttgtgttttatataaatgaaataataataaatcaaccATTTAGATGGGTTAACCAAAAACTGTTCAAAAccctaaaacacacatataacatactgagaaaagacaaatactTCATCAAACTTCTTCTCAAAGTACTTCaagtgttttaaaagtttttttaaaagcagctttaacacaaactgaaaaaaatatacaaatgtcTAACTTTACAATACTTGAATTCCTTAAACACGTCTCACTGTCACAAACTGTCAATAGCTCCTTCCACCAGCTCTAAAGCCATTTAGAACTTCACAAACTTTTTCACATACACCCTAAAACAGTTTATAGCCATAAATGACACCAAGGTGTCTAAATTATACTATGTCAACTGTTTTTCAAACGTCCGAAAACTTTAAATTCCATCCTTAGTGCAGTTAGAGCTATGCTAACGTTAGCCGCACCTCCTCATTAAAACTAATGGAATACCGAGCTAACAGGCTAACGTGCTAGCGGTGAAGTTTCCACTGGAATTACATGAAAACTGAAGCGAAACGGTCCAAAAACGGCAAATGAACGTTATTAAAACCAACCTGAAACTAAACAACAACCAAAGTCAGCGACATGGACACCGTTCCTCTCTCTGAACGTGTTTTCTGCGCTTTTTTGCAGGAAAATGAAGGGAGGACGAAGCCCGCagacggaggaggaggactgggaCAGAGTCGGGAGGGGGTTCGCTGTTTTTCCACGTCTCTCCGGCCGTTTTCAGACGTATTATCGCACCGTGAAACGGCTTTATTGGGCGGCAGGCTCGCTGTCCGGTCACCGCGGGTCTCTGCCGTCCTCCGCCTGACTCATTTCCTCCACTTGTCCGTGTTTTCTTCTCGGTTCCCCGGCGACTCCTTCTGTCGTCCGGCTACACACCTAACGGCTAACGGGCTAGCAGGGAGGGGCTTCCGCGGGAAAcggaaaagagggaaaaggccggggggggggggaatggGCATACATTTAACATATGAACTTTAACATGTGAACTTTAACATATGACCTTTAACATGTGAACTTTAACATGTAAACTTTAACATGTGAACTTTAACATGTAAACTTTAACATGTGAACTTTAACATATGACCTTTAACATGTGAACTTTAACATGTGAACTTTAACATGTGAACTTTAACATATGACCTTTAACATGTGAACTTTAACATATGAACTTTAACAAATTAACTTTAACATGTGAACTTTAACATGTGAACTTTAACTTGTAAACTTTAACATGTgaactttaaaatgttaatattcacATGTGAACTTTAACATATGAACTTTAACATGTGAACTTTAACATATGAACTTTAACATATGAActttaacatgttaatattaACATGTGAATATTAACATATGAATATTAACATGTGAACTTTAACATGTTAAAGTTCACATGTGAATATTCATGTGAACATTTAAGTGAACTTGTAACATGaacatttaacatgtaaacGTTTAACGTGAGCTGTTaacatgaaacattaaacataacaacatttaacatacaGGATCCTGCCGGGGATTAGAAAATGCCATATTAGAGGAAAAATCCTCAGCAGGACTTTAAACAGAACCTTTGGAAAAAGCATGACCTGGATGACCGAGACTCTTCATAGACATTCACGGTTAGTCTCTTTCAACCTGccttgtcactttgtgtctttatAGTGGTTGTggctgttttgtgtctgtttgtgtctttgtggctgttttgtgtctgtttgtgtctttgtggttgttttgtgtctgttgatGGTGCCcttgtctttgtggttgttttgtgtctgtttgtgtctttgtggttgttttgtgtctgttgatGGTGCCcttgtctttgtggttgttttgtgtctgtttgtgtctttgtggctgttttgtgtctgtttgtgtctttgtggttgttttgtgtctgttgatGGTGCCcttgtctttgtggttgttttgtgtctgtttgtggtgGTTGCCTCTCAGGTAACACACACTACATTGTTGCTGCAGGTAGCTGGAGTTGAGTCATGGAACTGATGCAGTTGCTCGGCCTTGCTATCACACTGATCTCTCACAAAAAATCCAACCCAAAAGTAATTTTCACAACAGCTCCCAACACTCAAAGACTCAACTGTTGTCTCCAACTAGAAACAAGCTTAGTTATCAGTCTTTA encodes the following:
- the fer gene encoding tyrosine-protein kinase Fer isoform X4 produces the protein MGFGRDLRNSHEGLLKLQDWELKLLETVKRFMTQRVKSDKEYATLLLSMTQQTEKQEAADYVSTVSKSWSQVVRQTEALGRVMRSHADDLNSGPLHRLATLIRDKQQVKKSYQNLHQQLESHNHKVTRSDLEKLKVTYRQLSRDANAAKEKYREALAKGREAERARERYDKATAKLHNLHNQYVLAVCGARTQQDEHRRCAAPALLDALQRMQEDMTLALKSILEEYCEISSLLTEEIVKVHQEISAAVEQIDPLAEYQHFIDAYRSPETPEATVEFDTSLLEETENLPTNEILWNTLTADSLQAMLSSATEELALTQQNLRTKEALANDLDSKIQTSQQNAERKSDCVLLLSQKLSLLELRHAVQLLRSSEARLASQKALLDAKMAAAAASPPPPPPALALPYEDDARSVGSTDKAKEKSSRFDTLRHSLAGMIRSPKAMLGSSTSFFDVIPTSERPLAEQEWYHGAIPRTEAQELLRQQGDFLVRESHGKPGEYVLSVFSDEQRRHFIIQFADNQYRFEGTGFATIPQLIEHHFSTKQVITKKSGVVLLNPVVKDKKWILNHEDVVLGELLGKGNFGEVFKGTLQRDKMPVAIKTCKEDLPPELKIRFLSEARILKQYDHPNIVKLIGVCTQRQPIYIVMELVPGGDFLSFLRKKKDELKTKQLLRFAVDAAAGMAYLESKNCIHRDLAARNCLVGEGSVLKISDFGMSRQEDDGVYSSSGLKQIPIKWTAPEALNYGRYSSDSDVWSYGILLWETFSLGVCPYPGMTNQQAREQVEKGYRMACPQRCPDDVYKVMLRCWQYNPEDRPKFSELQRDLAAIKRK
- the fer gene encoding tyrosine-protein kinase Fer isoform X2, yielding MGFGRDLRNSHEGLLKLQDWELKLLETVKRFMTQRVKSDKEYATLLLSMTQQTEKQEAADYVSTVSKSWSQVVRQTEALGRVMRSHADDLNSGPLHRLATLIRDKQQVKKSYQNLHQQLESHNHKVTRSDLEKLKVTYRQLSRDANAAKEKYREALAKGREAERARERYDKATAKLHNLHNQYVLAVCGARTQQDEHRRCAAPALLDALQRMQEDMTLALKSILEEYCEISSLLTEEIVKVHQEISAAVEQIDPLAEYQHFIDAYRSPETPEATVEFDTSLLEETENLPTNEILWNTLTADSLQAMLSSATEELALTQQNLRTKEALANDLDSKIQTSQQNAERKSDCVLLLSQKLSLLELRHAVQLLRSSEARLASQKALLDAKMAAAAASPPPPPPALALPYEDDARSVGSTDKAKEKSSRFDTLRHSLAGMIRSPKAMLGSSTSQFFDVIPTSERPLAEQEWYHGAIPRTEAQELLRQQGDFLVRESHGKPGEYVLSVFSDEQRRHFIIQFADNQYRFEGTGFATIPQLIEHHFSTKQVITKKSGVVLLNPVVKDKKWILNHEDVVLGELLGKGNFGEVFKGTLQRDKMPVAIKTCKEDLPPELKIRFLSEARILKQYDHPNIVKLIGVCTQRQPIYIVMELVPGGDFLSFLRKKKDELKTKQLLRFAVDAAAGMAYLESKNCIHRDLAARNCLVGEGSVLKISDFGMSRQEDDGVYSSSGLKQIPIKWTAPEALNYGRYSSDSDVWSYGILLWETFSLGVCPYPGMTNQQAREQVEKGYRMACPQRCPDDVYKVMLRCWQYNPEDRPKFSELQRDLAAIKRK
- the fer gene encoding tyrosine-protein kinase Fer isoform X3 — encoded protein: MGFGRDLRNSHEGLLKLQDWELKLLETVKRFMTQRVKSDKEYATLLLSMTQQTEKQEAADYVSTVSKSWSQVVRQTEALGRVMRSHADDLNSGPLHRLATLIRDKQQVKKSYQNLHQQLESHNHKVTRSDLEKLKVTYRQLSRDANAAKEKYREALAKGREAERARERYDKATAKLHNLHNQYVLAVCGARTQQDEHRRCAAPALLDALQRMQEDMTLALKSILEEYCEISSLLTEEIVKVHQEISAAVEQIDPLAEYQHFIDAYRSPETPEATVEFDTSLLEETENLPTNEILWNTLTADSLQAMLSSATEELALTQQNLRTKEALANDLDSKIQTSQQNAERKSDCVLLLSQKLSLLELRHAVQLLRSSEARLASQKALLDAKMAAAAASPPPPPPALALPYEDDARSVGSTVDKAKEKSSRFDTLRHSLAGMIRSPKAMLGSSTSFFDVIPTSERPLAEQEWYHGAIPRTEAQELLRQQGDFLVRESHGKPGEYVLSVFSDEQRRHFIIQFADNQYRFEGTGFATIPQLIEHHFSTKQVITKKSGVVLLNPVVKDKKWILNHEDVVLGELLGKGNFGEVFKGTLQRDKMPVAIKTCKEDLPPELKIRFLSEARILKQYDHPNIVKLIGVCTQRQPIYIVMELVPGGDFLSFLRKKKDELKTKQLLRFAVDAAAGMAYLESKNCIHRDLAARNCLVGEGSVLKISDFGMSRQEDDGVYSSSGLKQIPIKWTAPEALNYGRYSSDSDVWSYGILLWETFSLGVCPYPGMTNQQAREQVEKGYRMACPQRCPDDVYKVMLRCWQYNPEDRPKFSELQRDLAAIKRK
- the fer gene encoding tyrosine-protein kinase Fer isoform X1 → MGFGRDLRNSHEGLLKLQDWELKLLETVKRFMTQRVKSDKEYATLLLSMTQQTEKQEAADYVSTVSKSWSQVVRQTEALGRVMRSHADDLNSGPLHRLATLIRDKQQVKKSYQNLHQQLESHNHKVTRSDLEKLKVTYRQLSRDANAAKEKYREALAKGREAERARERYDKATAKLHNLHNQYVLAVCGARTQQDEHRRCAAPALLDALQRMQEDMTLALKSILEEYCEISSLLTEEIVKVHQEISAAVEQIDPLAEYQHFIDAYRSPETPEATVEFDTSLLEETENLPTNEILWNTLTADSLQAMLSSATEELALTQQNLRTKEALANDLDSKIQTSQQNAERKSDCVLLLSQKLSLLELRHAVQLLRSSEARLASQKALLDAKMAAAAASPPPPPPALALPYEDDARSVGSTVDKAKEKSSRFDTLRHSLAGMIRSPKAMLGSSTSQFFDVIPTSERPLAEQEWYHGAIPRTEAQELLRQQGDFLVRESHGKPGEYVLSVFSDEQRRHFIIQFADNQYRFEGTGFATIPQLIEHHFSTKQVITKKSGVVLLNPVVKDKKWILNHEDVVLGELLGKGNFGEVFKGTLQRDKMPVAIKTCKEDLPPELKIRFLSEARILKQYDHPNIVKLIGVCTQRQPIYIVMELVPGGDFLSFLRKKKDELKTKQLLRFAVDAAAGMAYLESKNCIHRDLAARNCLVGEGSVLKISDFGMSRQEDDGVYSSSGLKQIPIKWTAPEALNYGRYSSDSDVWSYGILLWETFSLGVCPYPGMTNQQAREQVEKGYRMACPQRCPDDVYKVMLRCWQYNPEDRPKFSELQRDLAAIKRK